DNA from Brassica napus cultivar Da-Ae chromosome C4, Da-Ae, whole genome shotgun sequence:
GTTAGGTTTGTTGAGTGCAAAGATAGAATTGATCGTAGCAACGTCATGCTTCCTTATTCGTTTCTGCCGAGTATGGCAGCACCAAGATTGAGAAATGCTGCAGAAAAGGTTAATGAAGTTTCCATACAATCTTAGCTTTTTGAAGGTTGTCTTTAGCTTTGATATCAAGTAAGTTTTGGTTGAACAGATAAAAGCACAACTTGGTGACTATGATGCAATCCATGTTCGTCGAGGTGACAAactaaaaacaagaaaagacaGGTTTAACGTTGGAAAAACACAGTTTCCGCATTTAGACAGAGACACACGCCCAGAGTTTATCATGAGCAGGATACAGAAGCAGATCCCACCAGGGAGAACTCTTTACATCGGTTCTAATGAGAGAACCCCTGGattcttctctcctctctctgcCAGGTAAAATCAAGTTTATAGGTTTACTACATGTTTGAATGTTCTTGTAAAGATGAGCTTAAGACTCTCTTGTTTACACTACAGGTACAAAGTGGTTTATTCGTCGAATTTCAGTGAGATTTTAGATCCTGTAATCGAGAACAATTATCAGTTAttcatggtggagaggctggtAATGATGGGTGCAAAGACATTCTTCAAGACGTTTAGAGAGTTTGAAACGGATCTTACTTTAACAGATGATCCAAAAAAGAACAAGAACTGGGAGATACCAGTTTACACCATGGATCAAGACAAGGAAGAACTAAAGACTACGCATTGATCCAGACAAGAGTCACAAATTTTTGTATGTATAATGTGTAACCAGAGGCAAAGAGTTATTTGAGCATTATTTTTTCTTGCTTCCTGGTCTGTTTGTTATGTTTATGTATATCAACTCATTAATAATAGTTTATAGCAAGTTTTCACAATGAATTATTCTTTTACCATTAAGCATTTTATAGTAGATTATTGATTAGGCGGATGTCTAAACCGATTTTTTAAACACTTAAACTGATCgttcaaaaaattgtttagttTAAATCCGTttaaaccgatttttagaacactgagcAAACTTATGTTTGCTGTGAAAGATCAGTAAGATATGAAGATTGAAATCATAGAATGGCCTCTCCATATATCTTTCAAATCTGCAAGAAAAGACTAGCAAATGTGCACTACATAGACACAACCTACAGATGTTGTCCTAAAATACAACGgcaaaaaaaaagctaaaagaaagaaaaagaggatGCAAATCAGATCGTTCGCTGGACATGATTTCGTCAAGGCAATGTTAGAACACAGCAGAAGAAGAACACCTCTCCCGTCTGCATCTCGAATGGAATCTTTCCTATCAAAGGTTTAGTGAGAGTGTGCTTCAAGAAGAATGTTGGTGGCTGCGTTGACATCGTTTCTCGCGTGTACAAGAGCCTGCCTAGCTGCGTTCTGGTCAAATCCCATAGACACCAGAGTAGCTATAGCTTCCTCAGATGGCTCTATACTTGACGGTATCGGTGCTTGATAAGATCTctataaaaaaaactcaaacacAGCATGTCGGCAAATGAAGATGGGGTTTGAAGCAAAGAAAAACAGATGTTGTCCTTACCACTGCTTGGCGACCTAAGCTGGGTGATGTCCTTCTTGGTGCCTGAGAATGGCTGCTCGAGGATGGCAATGACATTCGGGAAAAGAACGAAGCTATGAACCCAGGGAGCTGTGAAGGTGTTTTAGACAAAAAAACTAGTGTTAGTAAAGTGACAAATACTGTTAGCAAAAGGTAAGAAAGGCATATACCTTTGCCTTGCGGATACCAAAGATGTTTAAACGATACAAGGAACCAGCAATTATGCCGCAAATACCAGGTAACATGGATCTCTTCCAAGAAGATAGTAACAGCTACAAAAAATGGAAACCGAGTAACTTGTCTATCTAAAAAAGGGTTCAACTGTATAAAAAGaattgtacaaataaaaatttatggtacTGTTTTTACCTGGACACCAGCGAGATATATGAATGATTTATCAGAGAAGTGTAGGCCAAATACATTGAACCTCTTTGAAACAGGAATGTCCAAGTAGAAGGGTACAAAGGAAGCAAATATGAGAGCGTATGGTCCAGATGTCAGTAGGTTTGCTGTAGTATCTACAAAAAATAATCAGAATTTGACACCAACAATAGATCATCACCGATCCTAATCCTCCCTATGCAATTTGGTGATTGGTGAGACTAGCAACCAGGCTAATTTAAGCTTAATCATTAACTATATTCCCTTCCCATTGTCTGCATTATTCTAAAGTACCAGAACTGACCAAAACAGTGTAGGTTCACAAGATTGGAAGATACATACCTTTAAAGAGTGATAACACGAGGGTCTGTAGAATTAGTGATACAAACCCAGAGAACAAGATGAAAACCTGCAGAACGAGTACAAGTTAATGTCTTGTAAGCACAATCGTTTAGAGATTAAAAGGCAATCATCTTTCTAGTTACCAGAATAAGAGGCATAAACGAAATGACAAACCAAATCTACAATGAAGAAAGAACTGAAGCTGAACTATCTCCTCACCGAGTGCTTATTCGAACCAATCTGCCTCTCAAAGACTCGGAAGTAGTAAAGCAAATACACGCCAAAGAGCAATTCTGAGGTGGAGGAGAAGGCGAAACTCGATTTGATCAGCTTCCATATCCTAAACTTCTCAAAAACATCCTACAATCAAATTGCCATAAGATTATCaatacaatgttttttttcttcattacaAATTACAAGCCTTTCACAAAAAAGGAAGAGACTTTCATAACAGTTACTCTACAGAGACACCAAAACAAGAAGCTTTTAAACAATCAAACATCTTTGGCATACACAATCACATGAGCAGAG
Protein-coding regions in this window:
- the LOC106396336 gene encoding rhomboid-like protein 18 isoform X2, producing the protein MNGGPSGFNNAPVTRAFVITSVLFTVFFGIRGGGGGSSSKLALSYQDVFEKFRIWKLIKSSFAFSSTSELLFGVYLLYYFRVFERQIGSNKHSVFILFSGFVSLILQTLVLSLFKANLLTSGPYALIFASFVPFYLDIPVSKRFNVFGLHFSDKSFIYLAGVQLLLSSWKRSMLPGICGIIAGSLYRLNIFGIRKAKLPGFIASFFSRMSLPSSSSHSQAPRRTSPSLGRQAVRSYQAPIPSSIEPSEEAIATLVSMGFDQNAARQALVHARNDVNAATNILLEAHSH
- the LOC106396336 gene encoding rhomboid-like protein 18 isoform X1; this translates as MNGGPSGFNNAPVTRAFVITSVLFTVFFGIRGGGGGSSSKLALSYQDVFEKFRIWKLIKSSFAFSSTSELLFGVYLLYYFRVFERQIGSNKHSVFILFSGFVSLILQTLVLSLFKDTTANLLTSGPYALIFASFVPFYLDIPVSKRFNVFGLHFSDKSFIYLAGVQLLLSSWKRSMLPGICGIIAGSLYRLNIFGIRKAKLPGFIASFFSRMSLPSSSSHSQAPRRTSPSLGRQAVRSYQAPIPSSIEPSEEAIATLVSMGFDQNAARQALVHARNDVNAATNILLEAHSH